CCGCTGCAAACTTTACCTACCGGGGGGAAGACAGCAGCGGCTCCGCCGCCAAATATGATTTTGATCCCTTACTGAGCGCTTGCCACTTGATTATCGATTATACCTTGGGTTTTTTGCGCAGGATCCGGGCGGGCTGTAGGCACACGAGGAGCGGATAGCAAGGACGCACCCCGACTCTGAGTGCCGAAACGGCTGCCGGCGCTCCCCTCCGCCACGCCAGCGCGCCCCTGTCCCCTCGCCCGTCCGGGCTTCTCCCTGCCTGCGGACGACGGGGAGCTTCCCAGCCTGTCCGCCGGGTCGCTGCCCGCTgaccttttccctttcccttgcaGCATGGCCCTCGAGAGGCTCGGGGAAGCCCTGCGCGGCATCCCCCCCTTGCAAAGCTCCCTGCtactcctcctctgcctgctcgcCGCCATCCACCTGGGCAagttcctcctgcagcagcagcagcgccggcGGCAGGGCCAGCGCCGGGCGCCGCCGGGCCCCTTCCCCTGGCCTCTGATCGGCAACGCGGCGCAGCTGGGCAGCGCCCCGCACCTCTCCTTCGCCCGCCTGGCCAGCACCTACGGCGCCGTCTTCCAGCTGCGCCTGGGGCGCTGGCCCGTGGTGGTGCTGAACGGGGAGCGCGCCATCCGCCAGGCCCTCGTCCGCCAGGGGGCCGCCTTCGCCGGCCGCCcgcccttcccctccttccagcTGGTGTCGGGCGGGCTCAGCCTGGCCTTCGGCGGCTACTCGGAGCTCTGGAAGCTGCACCGCCGGGCGGCGCACGCCACGGTGCGCGCCTTCTCCACCGGCAGCCCCGCCACCCGCCGCCTGCTGGAACGGCACCTGGTGGGCGAAGCGCGGGCGCTGGTGGCGCTGCTGGTAcgcggcagcgccggcggcgCCTTCCTCGATCCCTCGCGCGTCCTGGTGGTGGCCGTGGCCAACGTGATGAGCGCCCTGTGCTTCGGCCGCCGCTACAGCCACGGTGACGGCGAGTTCCTGCGCCTGGTGGGGCGCAACGAGCAGTTCGGGCGGGCGGTGGGCGCCGGCAGCCTGGTGGACGCGCTGCCCTGGCTCCAGCGCTTCCCCAGCCCCGTGCGAGCCGCCTACCGCGCCTTCCGCGACCTCAACCGCGACTTCTATGGCTTCGTCCGCGGCAAGTTCCTGCAGCACCAGCGCAGCCTGCGCCCGGGGGCCGCCCCCCGCGACATGATGGACGCCTTCATCCGCCTGCAGCGGGAGCAGCCGCGGCTGCAGCTCGAGCACGTGCCCGCCACCGTCACCGACATCTTCGGCGCCAGCCAGGACACCCTCTCCACCGCCCTGCAGTGgctcctcatcttcctcatcAGGTAGGTGCCGGCGGGGCGGACGCTCCCCGTCGCCCGGGCGGAGGCGGGAGGCCGGGGCGCCCCCCACCTGCCCCGGGGAGGGACACGGGAGTCAGCCCGGGGCGTCGCAGTGGGAGCGCCAGCCTTGAGGGATCTCTGTTTAAATGGCGCTGCAGGGGCAAAACCGCCGCCGGGCAGGCTCCCTCGGCTGGAAAAACCGGCCCAAACGAGCGCCTAAACCGCTCGATGCGGGGAGAGCCGGGGAGCGGCGCCGCCAGGCACCCGCCGCCAGTGGCGGCTGTGGGGGCGAGGGTACCTCTGAGGGACCGGCCAGCCCCTGTGGTGCCGGGGTACCTCAGCGGCTTCCGATTAACTAACACGGAAGCTCCGGGAAACCTGCCAGAAAAAgataagaaaggagaaaaaaagaaaaaaaaaaaagccctgctcTCGCGGTCGGGTAATGGTGCATAAAGAGAGGCTGGCAAAAAGGCAGCTGAATAAAACCTGAAAGTAACAGATTTTACCAGGTCAAGATCAAGGAGATCATAGGAACAGGATAACAACTGCTTAAGCAAGATAAAGAGTTCGTGCACTGGTTTACAAACCCGCTATTATGTTAATTTGCTAGCAGCGTGTGCTTTTATCACCATTGCGTGACTTGGGGAAAACCACGTCCAAGCCCGAAAGGCAGACCCGTTGGGCAGCCGGCGGGTGCAAGCACACCCCTTCTGCGCGCTGCCCTGGCACCAGCTCTTCGAGGGGGAAGAAATCTCAGCTGAGGGAGGTGGTTTAATAGAAGAAAGCATAACACTGATTTCCTTGCCTAGCCcggctttttcttttgccaccTACATAATTTGTAGGCTTTTGCAAATGTTATCTCCTCAGTCACTTCTTGAAAAATGGACTTAACGCTTCGAGCTAAGGGTACAATGCCCAGCGTTCACATAACCTGTTGgttttctccccctttcttACGTTTGCCCAGCATTTGACAGGCAGACCTGCTGTAGGAGAAAAAGGCAAGGACACAGAAACCAAacttgaatatttaaaaaaaaaaaaacaaacaaacaaataaaggCTCCTTGGAGAAATGCATGCTTTTagacaagcaaaagaaaataagataaatttattaacatttttatcttgtttGGTTACTGCATAGTCTTCCAAACTATCCAGACTTCAGGACGGTGGTCTTAAAATACActataaacaaaatatattttgatattAATTAGAAAAAGGATACTCAGAGTGGGATGTTAATAAAGCAATTCTGACAATTATTAGCAGGGatcatttcagttttaaaaacatgcagaCTCTCGTATGTATGCCATACGTCTAGTGATAGCAAACTCCATGCTAACTTGTAGAAGTTGTATATGGAGCTGGAAAACCAAATTCTTATTCCCACGGAAAGCCCAATATTTAGAAGAGAGAAGCAATTTTAGGTTTAGAATGAATTTTCAGAATTGGACCAGAATATTCAGTTTCAGCACATTTTAAGTTAGTTTCTTTATGTTGAGAATCAGTTACATCTGATGTTAAAGTGAAAACTGAGCAGATCTAAAATGACACCATTGCATGGGAAGTTTGGATTTTTCCTCTCAAAGTTTTCCATCAAGGTCCACATGTTCCTGCAATATATTTAAACTTTGCTCAAACCACATAATTTAGGGTAGGGCTGAGgttctctgaaaaatgtttacagcaaggattttttttttttaagaaaatcttttaaaagtgttatgtacatacacacatcTTACTTTAAATAACAGGTATCCGAATGTGCAGGCTAAAATGCAAGAAGAAGTGGATAGGATTGTTGGAAGAGAACGTCTGCCATGTGCTGAAGATCAGCCTCACTTGCCCTACATCATGGCTTTCTTGTATGAATCCATGCGTTTCAGCAGCTTTGTGCCTGTTACTATCCCACATGCCACCACAACCAACACCTTCATAATGGGCTACCTCATTCCCAAGGACACAGTGATTTTTGTTAATCAATGGTCAGTGAATCACGATCCAGCAAAATGGTCCAACCCAGAGGATTTTGATCCAACAAGGTTCCTGGATGAGAATGGATTCATCAATAAAGATCTTACTAGTAGCGTGATGATTTTCTCATTGGGAAAACGTCGGTGTATTGGAGAGGAGTTATCCAAGGTGCAGCTGTTTCTCTTTACCTCCATACTGGTCCATCAGTGCAATTTTACTGCTAATCCAAACGAGGACCCTAAAATGGACTTTACCTATGGGTTGACCATTAAACCTAAGCCATTTACCTTGAATGTTACACTTAGAGATACTATGGATTTGCTTGATCAGGCTGTCCAAAGACTGCaagcagagaaagcagccaATGAAAATCAGCTGTCAGCAAATGCCTAAGCAACCAACCTTGCATCTAAAGATaatccctctctctctttttagaCTTAAATAAGTTACAGTTTGTTCTGGTGATCGTTTTGGAAAATAGCCAATATTACAAGTTagaagagcaggaaggaaaactgcACAAGGTATAATTCAGTCctctttttaattctaaaagGAGAGCCAAGGGAacaatttaatatattaaatgatAAGACATATGCAATTTGAAAGTAAGCCTTTTCTAGCTTGTTCACAGAAGTCGCCATTGTAAAGAGCTTTTTATCTACTGACTGGTTGGAGCATCTCCAGGAACTGTTTGTACAATCCTTTCTATGTCTCCATGCGCTATGCCTTAAGTCTAAGTTCACCTTCAGTGACTCCATATCCCAAAGTGAAATAtcttattaagaaaaaaaaaaaaaggaaaaaaaaggaagggttGCTCAGAACACTGCAGCCTGCCTCTGAATTCACTCTACTGGAAACTGCGATAGGCACATGGCAGCTCCTGCGTTGTGATTGCCAGGATGTATATTAATGCCTTAATAATAAACTTTCAAATGATTTTGGCAAAATGACAATGTAAAGTCTTGCCTTTAGCATTCCAAGGTGTTTTCACATTcgaaaataaaatttatattttatatgagAATGAACAGAATATCCTAATGTAGTAACTTTTCATTAAGTTTGGAAAGATCAGATTTGATATGTCACCAAATGGCAAAAGGTAATATAAACCATACGCTAATCTCTTCATTAGCATATTCATGAACAAAATAGATATTCAAATTAGAAAATTTTATAAAGGTATAGCTGAACTTTGTATTTCTCTAGTAAAGAGTTAATATCCCTGTCCCTAGGCACATCGGTAAGTCCAGTAAAATCCACATGGGCAAAGGTACTCAGTAGTGagaatttgggggttttgtatTAAAACTTTCATGCTGCAAGCCTCAAGTAAAGCGTACAGCAAATATGCCCTTGCTGACTAGCCATTCTGTTAGGTTGAGTTAAATGGTATATCCAAAAATCAATTATGTACTTTTAGTACAATTTGCTTGGAACGAAGTCTCAGAAGGAAAACTAACATTGCATGTCCCGATTAATATATCCATTTAGCTgaagaaaaagtagttttaaaatttttgtgaGGCAAAGgacataaaaaaaccaaactcaaacctattattttaaaacacacacaaaactttATGGCCTTGAACTTTTGGCTAATGTTTGTGTACACAAAGCTGCATGTATTTCTCTAAAAAGCAAGCAACCCTATGTAAATGCCTGATTTTGAAAAGTGTTGGGCACTTCTTTGGAGCTGCAGATCACCTTCAATTACATATGAAATCCATCAGAAATGAGAGTACCTCACATGACTTGCTGTGTTCAGTCTAGTACTAAGTAAGGTATTAGTAGAGCTAGAAAAATAAGGGTGCAATGCTACACAGTAAAGTAGCTCCACTGAAACCTAAGCAAGTAAAGATTTGCACTGGGTCTTCTGATAGATGGCCAGTCTTAGTCACGTTGGCTGCAGTGACAGAATTCATGCTGACGTTGGAAACGGCTGGGTTAAAGACACAATCCTGATCTTAAGTAGAAGCTTTGctactgattttaaaacatgaatcaAGCCTAGAAGTACTGCTCTGTAACCCCACACAGTAGTAATGTACCTGTTTAAAGTCTCTGACTTCATATGGCAtctatcttcctttttttagggctaaaaaagctttctgttttatACACAAGGAGTAACCTCAGGTGTTTTTCTGAATTACGTCCAAGTTTGTGATATCCCAGAACTTAGCCTATACCTGTGAAAAGCTTTATAAGATACTCAGCATTTTCATATGGAGATCTACATTAGATCAAATGCTAGCAAGACAATTTTCCTTGTACCTTTGTAAGTATTGctactaaaaaaatataaaggatGTAACCTACAACTGGATAGTTATTCTAACGCAAGGATCACTgattcatatttaaataaaaatgacttttGCAATTTTGTACTCTTCCAAAAGCTTTAATTATGCATTGGCTACTAATGCAACATCCATTCACACTGCTCATGTCTGTCAGGGGGTCACCCACTATATACCTGTTGGTCAAATAATGCCTCTTATAATCTGTGAAGTTACTCAAATTTAGTAGCACCCATTTAGAATGTATGCAGTTGTTCAGTGAGCTAACTTTTATGGTCATTTTGAGATGTATCATTGCGTTACCAAAATACTAAATAAAGTTATTCTTACACTGCCTTTGCTTAGTTTATGTATGGCTTTCTAACATCAagataaacaaaattattatttctgatttgGAAAGTATTATtactgtatatatatgtgttcATATACTTTTCAccttctttccatttctggatTTTAAGGTTTTTCTCCATCCTGCCCTTATAGCTTCTCAGGTCTTCCTGCTTATTCATACCTTGCCATCTGTGTTCAACATCCTCATGCTCCTTGCTAAGAACATTCCCTGCTGCTCATCTCGGCATCGATCTGAAATCTctcatggcttttgctttcttctaatACCTGTTAATCTCTCCTCAGCCTGCACAATCTCCTATGCTATGTTCTTCCCTCTGGAATTTCAGTTTACTTCCACCTCCCCTTATTTCAAGCCCACAGACtggtcttcctttctctttttcccttctctaaTGCGGGGCATCTGTATACTCCTGATATTAGATCCTCATCGCTGCCCTTGGGAGCAATTTGTGCTGTTTTGGCCTTGGTGTATAGTCAGGAGTGCCAGGAAGGAAATCTCAGGGCCAAACAGGCCTGAACGTGCCCTCGCAGAGCAACCTCTCACAAAATCAAGGCAATCCTGTGGTGAAGGGTGGCTGTTATGCAcatataaaatgtttcttcatgATGCAGcagccccccttccccctctgtCTTCTTTTCCCCAGTCTGCTACACAAGCCTGCTTACTTCAGAGCCATCTTAGAAAAGACCTTCACATTTTCCCTAACCCCAAGGGAGTGAAACAAAAGCTGGGTGAGGCAGAAGGCTGGGCAGACTGACTAGCGGTAGTTCCTTCCTGACTTGGGACATTTTCAGCTAGAGTTTTTCCCTAAGGGGGCAGGATTCTAAGTACAGGCTGAGTTGGTGAAATCAGAAGGAACACAAGTTGAAGATGACTTACAAAGACCCCTCTAGAAGTAGCTACGGACATGTGGAGTAGGTGTGGTGTCCAAAGATACTCCATGCAGTGCATACGTGGCTGGGGCTGACCAGTGGGACACAGCGTAGCTAGAGAGCAGGCATCCTCCCTGGGTAAAAGCTAAGAGCAACCTCACGCAGTCAAGAGATGCTGCCACACTGTCGCTGCCTCCCGTTAATTTCTAggtatttttcccctttaccaGCTGTCTACAGCTGAAGTCTAGACTCCCTCTTCAGTGTTGACAGGCACATGTTTACAGCAAGACCTGCTACATCAGTGCCAAAAAAACCGCAGTGCTGATGCAGCCTGAAGTTGGCATGAAGAAAGCATTCTTGGAGATCACTACAAATACCATTTACAGCAGTTGAGTAGGGAACCAAAAAATCCAATTGCCCACTGTAAGCCACTACCAAGCGTTAAGGAAATAGAATAAGACTAACTCAGCAAActggcttgatttttttaaaattctgtactTCCATTTTCCACCTGTTTCATTTAAGCAGTTGTTAGAAAAACTATCATTTTCAAAACTAGGCAAGGTCACATCTAACAGCAAGTCACGCACATCTCATGAGATTTTGTGTTTGCAGTGTCACTGCCTCCCTCACGAACGTGACTGGATGTCATCATAGCAATATAGACAAATACATGTTGCTCTTTCTTCATGAAACAAAGCACAAGAGTTAAGCAGCTGTATTCAAGacaagatttttcatttaaaaatcttcatgCTCAGGTGGTAGTGATTTCAGTGGGTGAGGAAAGCCAAACGTCATCTCACACTTGCTTTGTccgtgtgtgtgcacatgcacacacttaGTTCATCTCCCAGAATTTCAGTAAAATCTTCAAGTTGAGacaagagattaaaaaaaaaaaaacccaccaaacaaaaaaaccaccaaaacaccaccaccacaacccaaaaaaaacaaaacaggaagcACAGGGAGAACTTAGGACAGGAATATGTTTCTTGGAAAACCAGTAGCTGTCAGACCACCCCACTACAGAACAAGGCAGGGAGGCAAGTAGGCTGAGCTAAGAGAGTTGATATGGAATGCTTTTATACTATTGAAGTGTACCATTACATTCCTTAGGAAGCTAATGGTTAAACTTGCTGGCTTCAGTGGGAGTCAATTCAGAGCCGCtgaaataaatagcaataaTGTAACAATAAGGAACAAGACTCATCAGAACTTGAGAAACAACTGCTGctagaaagaggagagaggggtCAGTCCAGGATTTGTACAACCACCATAGTCATGGCACAATGTAACTAAATACAAATTCACAACAACATAATTCCAACTAGTTTTGCATCAGACTCAGTACGTTTTTGTGAGTGGCAGGGACTGATGCATAGGTCTGCCTGTAGGAAACTGGTTCAGATTATCCAGGCAGAGCAACCAGAGACTAGGCAATTGGGAGCTTACATTTTACCTGAGAAAAGTTGAAGAATTAGCCATGGAAAGTGAACAGCATCATCTTTAGCTGCATCTTTAGCTTGGTTAAATTTTACTTAGACCTCTCATTTGCCCACACAACAAATTCAACTTGGAACAACACTGAAGGTGGATCTAGCTTTTTCGTGGATGAAGAAAAGGGCTGGATTCTGAATGGTGTTATTATTTTCGTATACAGTGCAACACAGATACAGTGATTCAAGTCTCAacaatttctttgctgtttacCGCCCTGCATTTTTGCAGCTGAGTTTTTTCATGTTCCAGTCACTTGTACTTAGACCAGGCCAACTCAGTTGTCAGGTGAAAACAAGCTCGGTGcacaagcagcctgaagcattTAAGATGTCTGTGGTCGATGCTTCGATAGCcctcctttgggttttttgccacTTTTCAGATAGCTCTactaacaaaaatattctttgctttGTTAGTGTTGCTCTGTCCTTCAATACTTAGAGCAGATCTTGCTCCAGCCTGAAAGCACAATGCCAGAGCTAACCAAATCAAACAAGAGTTTCTCAATTTCCTACACTCTGTGCTGGATGCCTGGGTACACTGAGCCATCAGTATAGTTAACTTAGAAGATACAGGATGCCGAGGCATTTCAACTGCACATGTGCAAAAGGTGGAAGGGAGTGAATGTGCAGGGGACTTATTAAAGGTGCATAAATCAGCTCCAGAGCTATATAGGAGTCATTTGCTGGAGTGGCTGAGAGCTAGCAGAGGAAAACATATGTCTGAAGTGTAGGAAGACTCCAGCTAGGGAGGAGCTATGCACAGGGTCTCTGATTTCCAGAAAAAGAGAGGTGGTGATTTTACATTGTTTGTACACACAGTATGTCAGGATTAGGATGATAAGAATCCACATGGTATTAAAGAGGTTCAATCACATCCACAGTAGGGAACATTGAACTGAGAGCACCTGGACCAAACCTTACCTTCCCACCAGGCTGAAGATGGAACGAgcaattattttcctgaaaactttGGACAAACAAAGGATGTCCAAATACTAACTTC
The DNA window shown above is from Grus americana isolate bGruAme1 chromosome 3, bGruAme1.mat, whole genome shotgun sequence and carries:
- the LOC129204198 gene encoding cytochrome P450 1B1 gives rise to the protein MEAACNSMALERLGEALRGIPPLQSSLLLLLCLLAAIHLGKFLLQQQQRRRQGQRRAPPGPFPWPLIGNAAQLGSAPHLSFARLASTYGAVFQLRLGRWPVVVLNGERAIRQALVRQGAAFAGRPPFPSFQLVSGGLSLAFGGYSELWKLHRRAAHATVRAFSTGSPATRRLLERHLVGEARALVALLVRGSAGGAFLDPSRVLVVAVANVMSALCFGRRYSHGDGEFLRLVGRNEQFGRAVGAGSLVDALPWLQRFPSPVRAAYRAFRDLNRDFYGFVRGKFLQHQRSLRPGAAPRDMMDAFIRLQREQPRLQLEHVPATVTDIFGASQDTLSTALQWLLIFLIRYPNVQAKMQEEVDRIVGRERLPCAEDQPHLPYIMAFLYESMRFSSFVPVTIPHATTTNTFIMGYLIPKDTVIFVNQWSVNHDPAKWSNPEDFDPTRFLDENGFINKDLTSSVMIFSLGKRRCIGEELSKVQLFLFTSILVHQCNFTANPNEDPKMDFTYGLTIKPKPFTLNVTLRDTMDLLDQAVQRLQAEKAANENQLSANA